Below is a genomic region from Nitrospira sp..
CCCGTAATTCGGAACCTGCGGTTCTTCATGCAGCTGCCGGCCGATACCGTGACCCACAAATTCCGTAACGACTGAATATCCCGCAGCTTCGACATGACGCTGAACCGCGTGGGAGATGTCAGACAAGCGGCGTCCCACTACCGCCTGCTCAATACCGAGCGCGAGAGCTTCTTCCGTCACGCGAACCAGCCTCGCCGTCTTGTCATCCACCTGTCCGACACCGACGGTGACCGCCGAGTCTCCGTAGAACCCCTCGACGATCGCGCCCAAATCCAGGCCGATGATGTCTCCCTCTTTCAGCACGCGCTTGGAAGGAATGCCGTGCACAACCTGTTCGTTGACCGAGGCACACAGCGTCTTGGGATAATTTCTATACCCTTTGAACGCCGGCTGGGCGCCTCGAGCACGAATTTCCGATTCAGCCAGCCGGTCCAGCTCGTCCGTCGTAACTCCGGGCTTGACCGCTTGCTTCAGGACCTCCAACGCTTCCGCCACCACTCTCGACGCCTTTGCCATCCGGGCAACTTCTGCTGGCGTCTTCAGAATGATCATGTCGGCCTGTAGGGGGCCAGCACTCGGGATAGCGCCGTAAATACCGCCTCCACCGTGCCGGATCCGTCGAGTTCCGACAGAAGTTGTCGATCGCGATAATATCGAATCAGCGGAGCCGTTTGTTCCTCATACACCTTGAGCCGCGTCTCGATCGCTTCCGGTCGGTCATCGCTGCGCTGTACTAGCGGTTCACCGCATCGGTCGCAGGCGGCGCCCTTTTTCGACGGAGCCAAGTCCACATGGAACGACGCTTGACACCTGGGACAACTTCGCCGCCCGCTCAAGCGCCGAACCACATCATCTCGAGAGACCTGAAAGTTGACGACGCGATTCAGCGGCGTGTTCGCGGACGCCAGCACACGATCCAACTCCTCGGCCTGCACCACCGTCCGCGGGAACCCGTCGAGGATGAACCCGTTCCCCTCGCTGAGACCGACGAGCCTTTCCCGGACTAACCCGATCACGACGCTATCGGGGACCAGCCTGCCCTGGTCCATATAGCTTTTGGCTTCGCGGCCCAGCGTCGTTTGATTTCTCACCGCCTCGCGAAGCAGGTCGCCGGTGGAGATCTTCACGTCCTTGAACGCTGCGGCAACTCGATCCGCTTGAGTTCCTTTGCCGACACCCGGCGCTCCGAGAAATACCACGCGCATGAGGTCAGCCGCTCCGGCCGCGTAGCGGTCCCATGCCCTTTCCCAGGAACCCTTCGTAGTTGCGCATCAGCATATGCGATTCGATTTGCTGCGCGGTATCCAGTCCGACGCCGATCACGATCAGCAACGACGTGCCGCCGAAATAAAAGGGCACGTTCAGCTTGTAGATCAGGAACTCCGGAATCACGCAAACGATCGCGAGGTAGATTGCCCCTGCGAAGGTGATATGCGTCAAAACCTTATAGATATAATCCGAGGTCCGCTGGCCCGGTCGAATCCCGGGGATGAAGCCGCCGTACTTTTTCATGTTGTCGGCCATATCCACCGGATTGAGCACCACCGCGGTGTAGAAAAAGCAGAAAAACAAAATCAAACCGACATACATGAGCGTATACAATAGGGACCCCGGCGCCAGCTGCGCCCCGATGGCCTTCACCCATGGCGTCTCGAAAAAGCCGGCAATGGTGGCAGGGAACGCAATGATCGATGAGGCGAAAATGGGCGGAATCACCCCGGCCGTATTGATCTTCAGCGGAATATGCGTACTCTGCCCTCCATAGACCCGTCGACCCACCACCCGCTTCGCATATTGCACGGGCACCTTGCGGCGGCCGCTTTCCAGAAACACGATGGCGGCCACGACCGCGACCATCAACACGGCGAGCGCGGCCAACAACAGGAAGCTCAACTGGCCAACCTTGTACAGATCAAAGGTCTGCGCCACCGCCGCGGGAAGCCGCGCCACGATGCCGGCGAAAATGATCAGCGAAATCCCGTTGCCGATCCCTCGCTCAGTGATCTGCTCCCCGAGCCACATCAGAAACGCCGTGCCGGCGGTGAGGGTGATAACCGTCATCAGGCGGAATCCCCAACCTTTGTCCAGGACGAACGCTCCGCTGTTCATCTGCTCCAGGCCGACGGCGATGCCGAACCCTTGAATCAGGGCGATGCCGATCGTCCCGAATCGCGTGTACTGAATAATCTTCTTCCGACCGCGCTCCCCTTCCTTGGCCAGCTTGGTAAGATGGGGAATAACCACCGTCAGGAGCTGAAGAATAATCGATGCGCTAATGTACGGCATGATGCCGAGCGCAAAGATCGTCAGCCTCGACAGAGAACCGCCGGAAAAAATATCCAGAAACCCGAGCAGTGCCCCGCCCTGCTTTTGCAGAAAGTCTTGGAGCGCCTCCCCATTGATCCCCGGTGTGGGAATGTGCGCACCGACTCGATAGACGACGAGCATGCCCAGCGTGAACAGGATCCTGGTCCGCAGCTCGGGAATCTTGAAAATGTTCTGAAAACTCGTCAGGAGCCGCTCAAACACCGGGAATGACCTCGACTTTGCCTCCTGCTGCTTGGATCTTGGCCTCGGCCGACTTGCTGAACTTGTGCGCCTGCACCACCAGCGGCTTGTTGATCTCCCCGTTTCCAAGGATCTTGATCGGCAACGTCACGCGCCTGACGAGTCCGGCATCGACCAATGTCTGAGGAGTGATCGTTCCCTGCTCGGCCAATTCGGCCAGACTCTTGAGGTTGACGATGGCAAATTCCTTCCTGAACGGATTAGTAAATCCATACTTGGGAACGCGCCGAATAAGCGGCATCTGACCACCCTCGAAGCCAGCTCCCTTGCCGCCACCGGACCGGGCCAACAAGCCTTTATGCCCTTTCGTGGCGGTCTTGCCATGCCCGGACCCCGGACCTCGACCGATCCTCTTGCGCTTTTTCTTTGCTCCTTTCGCAGGAGCCAGTTCGTGTAGATTCATTGTGATTGCACTTCCAGCAAATAGCCGACCTGATGAATAAGACCGCGGACTTGAGGCGTATCCGGACGCACAACCGCCTGACGAATTTTTCGCAGTCCGAGTCCACGCAAGACGAGCCGGTGACGCTCCGGCGTTCCGATGGGGCTCCGCTTCAGGGTAATGCGTACGCTCGCTGTGGATGTTTTCATCGTTCCCATCATGCCCCCACGCCGGCCGAACGAACCTCGGTGACGCCGCGTCGCAATTGCATCACTTCTTCCGGATTTCGTAGCTGCGTCAGGCCGTCGAGCGTCGCCCGCACAGTGTTGAAAGGGTTGCCTCTCCCGAGGGTCTTGGAGATGACGTTATGGGCGCCGACCAACTCCACGACGGCCCGCACCGCACCTCCGGCGATGATTCCAGTACCTTCCGCGGCAGGCTTCAAGAGCACATGCTCACCCCCGAAGAGCCCGTGGACCTCGTGCGGAATCGTTCCGGACTTGAGCGGAACGTGAACCAAGTTCTTCTTGGCCTGCTGCACGGCCTTGGAAATGGCCACCGGAACTTCGGCCGCCTTCCCTTTGCCGATACCGACCCAACCCTGCCCGTCTCCGACCACCACGAGCGCGCAAAAGTTGAATCGCTTGCCGCCCTTGACCACTTTGGCTACACGGTTGATGAAGACCACTTTGTCCTTCAAACTGAGTTCATCGGGATTAACTCGCACGCGCTACTCCCCCTCTCCTGTGTGAAGATTCGACGGCCGCTGCCCTAGAACTGCAACCCTCCCTCACGGGAGGCATCCGCCAACGCTTTGATTCGACCGTGGTAGAGACGGCCGCCGCGATCAAACACGACCGCGTGAACCTTGGCGGCTTTAGCCCGCTCCGCCAGCAGCTTCCCGACCGCTTTGGCCGCCACAATGCTGCTCGTGGACTTGAGCGAGGTGCGCAGCGATTTATCAAGGGACGACGCCGACACCAACGTCAGTCCCTTCAGATCATCGATGATCTGCGCATAAATGTGGCTGCTGCTGCGAAACACGTTGAGCCGCGGTCGCTCGTCGGTTCCAAAAATCCGCTGGCGAACACGCCGCTGCCGCCGCGCGAGTTGGTGGCTCTTCTCCATACTGTTCATGGCATCCTACTTCCCTGTTTTGCCTTCCTTCTTACGCAAGACTTCACCGACGTACCGCACACCCTTCTGCTTGTAGACGTCGGGCGGCTTGATGGCCCGGAGGTTGGCCGCCACTTGCCCCACAAGCCGCTTATCAACGCCCTTCACGTTGATCATGGTCTGCTTGTCGATTTTCACCTCGATCCCGGCGGGTATCGGATACACGACCGGATTTATGTAGCCCACATTGAAACTCATCGTGCGCCCCTGCACCGCGGCCTTGTAACCGACACCGGTGATTTCCAGATTCCGCTCATACCCCTTGGTGACGCCGTGGACCATGTTACTCAATTCCGCACGGACCAAACCGTGTAAGGCCCGAACGTTGCGCGCATCGCTTGATCGAGTGACGAGGACTTGGCCGTTATCCACGGTGACACCGATACCCGGCGCAAGCGCCCAATCCAGTTTACCCAGCGGACCCTTCACGGACACGACCGACCCCGCCACTTTTACGTCGACCCCGTCCGGGACCGGAACCGGTTTTTTTCCTATGCGTGACATCGCTACGCCATCCTTCTTGCCGATGCAGCCAACAGGCCGCTACCAGATCGAACAGAGCACTTCACCGCCGAGGCCCGCCTTGCGGGACGCTTGATCGGTCATGATCCCTTTTGAAGTCGACAGGATCGCCATGCCGATGCCGTTGCGCACCCGTGGAATGTTCTTGTTCCCGACATAGACTCGCCGACCCGGCTTGCTCACACGCTCCATCCCTGTAATCATCGGTTGTCCCTCACCCACATACCGAAGACGAACATTGAGAACCGGATGGCCTTCCTCCACAGCCGCCTCGACGTCGTGGATGAAGCCTTCCGCCTGTAGAACGCGCAACACTTCGCGCTTCAGCTTGGACGCCGGAATGGTGACGACTTCATGTTGTCGCCGAAATCCGTTTCGCAATCTCACCAGCAAGTCACTGATCGGATCCGTAACCATAGACTCCCTTAGACTCCCTTCACACCCGTCGTTGGATTGTTCGCACCATACGGCCAGTCAGACCTGACTCCACGTCCGCCGCCTTACCAACTGGATTTCCTGACTCCCGGAATTTCCCCTTTCAGGCTCAGCAAGCGGAAGCAAATTCTGCACATCTTGAATCGGCGCAAAAATCCATGCACCCGCCCGCAGATCCCGCAACGATGATACCCGCGAGTGGAAAACTTGGGCTGCTTCGCACACTTGTTGCGCAGGGCTAATCTTGACACAATCGGCTCCTTCGTTACACGTTAGGTCCGGAAGGGCATCCCTAACTGCCGTAGCAGGGCCTTGCCTTCGTCATTGGTGCGGGCCGTCGTCACGATGGTGATGTCCATGCCGTGGATCGAGGCCACCTCGTCATACTGGATCTCCGGAAAAATCAACTGTTCTTTGAGACCCAACGTATAGTTGCCGCGCCCGTCGAACGCCTTGGGCGATACGCCACGAAAGTCTCGGATCCGGGGCAGCGCCAAGGTCACCAGTCGATCGAAAAACTCGTACATCCGGCGGTTGCGCAGAGTGACTTTGGTCCCGATTGGCATCCCCTGCCGCAGCTTGAATCCGGCAATCGCCTTCTTAGCTTTAGTGATGATGGGCTTCTGTCCCGTAATCATCCCCAGTTCGGTGGCTGCGCTTTCGAGCAGCTTGACATTCTGGGTGGCCTCGCTCATTCCGACGTTCAGCACGATCCGCTCGAGTTTCGGCACCTGCATCAGGTTCTTATATCCGAACTCTTTCATGAGGACCGGAACGACCTGCTCTCGATACATCTCGCGAAGGCGCGGGCTGAACTTCGACTCTTCGCTCCCGTCATCCAGCGCCTGAGGAGCCGTTGCGCCATCCTTCTTCGATGGGCGCCCCGTCGGTCTCGCACCTTTCGTCTTTTTCGGGTCTTTCGCGTCCGCCATGTGCCTTCCCTTTGCCGTTATTCCACTACGTCCTGAGACTTCTTGCTGAAACGGACGCGCGTGCCGTCAGCCTGCACCCGTACGCCAAGTCGCGTGGGCTTCTGGGTGACCGGGCACAGAAACATCACGTTAGAAATCGCAAGCGGTGCTTCGCGCTCGAGGATACCACCCTGCTTCACCTTCTGATTCGGCTTGGTGTGCCGCTTGATCATGTTCAATTTCTCCACCACCACGCGGCCGGCAGTGCGGTCAACCGACAGGACCTTTCCTGACTTCCCTCGGTCGCGACCGACGATGACCACGACGGTATCACCTTTGCGGATTCGAACTTTCTGCAACGCTTCCACGTCTACTCCTCTATCGCCGTCCGGCCTACAGGACTTCCGGAGCCAGAGAAATGATTTTCATGAACTTTTTCCACCGAAGCTCGCGGGCGACCGGTCCAAAAATACGAGTGCCAACCGGCTCCCCTTCCTTGTTGATCAACACACAGGCGTTCCGGTCGAACTTGATGTAGGACCCATCTTCCCGCCGAACTTCTTTCGTTGTCCGCACGATCACCGCACGACTGACATCGCCCTTCTTGACGGTCGCCTGAGGAATCGCCTCCTTGACGGCCACGACAACGATATCTCCCAGGGAGGCGTATCGGCGTTTCGAGCCGCCGAGAACATGGAAGCACATGGCCTGCTTCGCCCCTGAGTTGTCGGCCACATCCATGTAGGTATAGTTCTGAATCATGTCTGACTCGTTCCTTGTCGTCGTGGACGAGCGAGTTATTCGCCGCGCCCTTTTTCCAAGACTTCAACCACTCGCCAGTGCTTCTCTTTGCTGATGGGTCGGGTTTCGATCATCCGCACCCGGTCACCAACCCCGCACGCATTCTGCTCATCGTGGGCCTTCAACTTGGTGATCCGCCGTAAGACTTTTCGATAGATGGGGTGGACGACGGACCGTTCCACTGCCACCACGACAGTCTTGTTCATCTTATTGCTGACAACCCGCCCGATCCACTCACGCCGCTTGACACCCGTCTCTGCCATAGTGCGTACCTATTCCCCCTTTTACGAGCCCGCCTTTCGGCTCGTTCGCTCCGTTTCACGCAAGAGGGTCTTCACCCGCGCGATCGTTCGCTTTGTTTTCCGGACCTGCATCGGGTTTTCCAGGCGTCCAGTCCCCAGCTGAAAGCGGAGGTTGAACAGCTCCTGCGTCAACTCCTTGGCTTTCTCCGACAATTCAGGTGCAGTCAATTGCTTCAGTTCTTTGAGCTCCATCACGCTCCCGCCTTCTCCTGAACTCAACGTTCGCTAAAACTCTCCGCGTGCTACACACTTGGTTGCGATCGGCAGTTTGTGCGAGGCCAGACGAAATGCCTCGTTGGCAATCTCCGACGTCACCCCGCCCATCTCATAGAGAATCCGGCCTGGCTTGACGACTGCCACCCAATATTCCGGATTGCCCTTTCCCTTGCCCATCCGTGTTTCAGCCGGCTTCTTCGTAATGGGTTTGTCGGGAAAAATCCGCGTCCATACCTGTCCACCCCGCTTCACATACCGTGTGATGGCAATTCGAGCCGCTTCGATCTGCCGGCTGGTCACCCAGCCCGGTTCCAGCGCCTTGAGCCCGAACTCGCCCAACGTGACATTGCCGCCTCGGTAGGCCTTGCCTCGCATACGGCCTTTCATCATCTTTCGGAACTTGACTTTTTTCGGTGCCAGCACGATCGCCTCTTAACTCATGCCAATCGACGCTCAAAGGCCGATTCCGGCTTGAGCGGTTGCGCGGGAAGAATTTCCCCTTTGTAGATCCACGTTTTCACGCCGATCTGTCCCATCGTCGTGTGAGCTTCCGCAAATCCATAATCGACTTCAGCCCGAAGGGTATGCAGAGGCACGCGCCCCTCGCGGTACCACTCGGTCCGCGCAATTTCGGCACCGCCCAAGCGGCCGGCGATCATGATCTTGATTCCTTGCGCACCGAGGCGCAACGCCGACTGCACACTTCGCTTCATCGCACGGCGAAACGCGACGCGTTTCTCCAACTGCGTAGCCACGTTCTCACTGACCAATTGCGCATCCAGCTCAGGCTTCTTGATCTCTTTGACGGTGATATACACTTGCCCGCCGTACTGTTTCTCCAATTCAGCCTTCAACTTATCGACCTCGGCGCCCTTGCGACCGATAATGATCCCGGGACGGGCCGTGTGGATAATGACCCGCGTCTGATCGCCCGACCGCTCGATCTCCACCTTGGCCACGCCGGCGTGGAAGAGCTTCTGCTTCACGATCCTGCGGATCTTGATGTCCTGGTGCAGCAGTTTCGCGTAGTCTTTCTCGGCATACCACCGCGAACTCCACGTGTAGTTGTATCCGAGACGGTAACCGATTGGATGCGTTTTTTGACCCATACGATCTGTTCCTCAGTTCTGCCGCGGCCGACCGGCCGCAATGCGGGTTACTTCCCCGTGAGACCCGACGCCTCCACGACGACCGTGATATGACTCGTTCGCTTTTGAATGGCATTTGCCCGTCCCATCGACCGGGCACGGAACCGTTTGTAGGTCGGCCCGCAATTCACGAATGCCTTGGAGACACGCATGGAGTCGCTGTCCCCCAGCTCCTTTTGCTCGGCATTCGCGACGGCAGATCGCAGCACCTTCTCGATGACACGCGCCGCATGACGAGGTAAATGCTTGAGCATCGCCAAGGCCATGGGCACTTGCTGTCCGCGAATCATGTCGACGACGGGACGCGCCTTCCGTGGAGCCACGCGAACGAATCTCAATACCGCTCGTGCTTCTGCCATATCAAATCCTTACCTAATCATGCCCTATTTTAAGGCGACCGCTTTTTCCGACCTAGCCTGTCCGTGCCCTTTGAAGAAACGGGTGGGGGAGAACTCACCGAGCTTGTGGCCCACCATATTTTCAGTGACAAAGACCGGAATGAACTTCTTGCCGTTATGCACCGCAAACGTATGCCCGATCATGTCCGGAACGACGGTGGAGCGACGCGACCACGTCTTGATGATTTTCCGGTCCTTGGTCTGATTCATCTGCTCCACTTTCTTGAGCAGATGCTCGTCGACAAATGGCCCCTTGCTAACCGATCTAGGCATTGCGCACTCCTGACTTGCGTCGGGCAATGATGTACTTGTCCGTCGCCTTGTTGTTCCGGGTCTTGTATCCCTTCGTCGGCAGGCCCCACGGCGAGACTGGATGGGGATTCCCTTGGCCGGACTTGCCTTCACCACCGCCGTGCGGATGGTCAACTGGATTCATGACCACGCCGCGCACGTGCGGGCGCCGTCCCATCCAGCGTGAGCGCCCGGCTTTTCCCACATTGATGTTCTCGTGATCCAGATTTCCCACCTGCCCGACGGTAGCCATGCAAGACGCAAGAATTCTGCGCATCTCGCCCGACTTCAGCCGCACCTGCACGTAGTCGCCGTCCCGGCCCATCACCTGCGCGAATCCGCCGGCGCTGCGGATCAGTTGACCGCCCTTGCCCGGCTTGAGCTCGATGTTGTGGATGGTCGTCCCCAACGGCATGTTGGCCAAAGGAAGGGCATTCCCCGTGCGCACCTCTGCGCCTGCACCGGATTGCAATACATCGCCTACTTGAAGTCCGACCGGTGCGAGAATGTAGCGCTTTTCCCCGTCGCGATAAGTGAGCAGGGCGATACGGGCTGACCGGTTGGGATCGTACTCCAACGCTGCAACCTTGGCAGAGATACCGACTTTGTCCCGGCGAAAATCGATCTTTCGATACAGCCGCCGATGTCCAGCGCCGCGAAAGCGGACGGTTGTTCGCCCGTCGTTGTTGCGCCCACCGCTCCGGTGGTGAAACGACGTCAGCGATTTTTCAGGTCTCTTGCCGGCTAATTCTTCGGTGGTCACCACGGACATCCCGCGGCGCCCTGATGTTGTCGGTTTATAGGCTTTCAACCCCATGGACGTCTCTTTCCTCTTCTATGCACTCTCGTACAGCTCGAGTTTTTCACCTTGCTTCAGCTTGACGAAAGCCTTCTTCCAGTCCGAACGCTTTCCGGAGAACCGTCCCAGGCGCTTGAGCTTGCCTTGCACGTTGAGGACATTCACCCGTTCAACTTTGACCTTGAGCAGAGTTTCAACGGCTTGCTTGATTTGCACCCGATTGGCTCCCGGATGGACGAGGAAGCTGACCGTGTTGTTCGATTCGCGCATCGCCGTCACCTTTTCTGTCAGGAGCGGCTGAATCAGCACGTGATGAAGATCCAATCTCATGCCCAGACCTCCTTCACACGGGCCAGCTCCCGTTCGGGGATGACGATGGTCTCCGCTCGTACCACGTCATAGACGTTCAACTGATCAGGCGCCACGACTGCCACGGTCGGAAGGTTTCTAGCCGCCTGAACGAGCCCTGTGTGACCTTCCCCTGCGACGATGAGGATATGGACGCCGTTCCCGAACTGACCCAAGGTTTTCGCCAGCAATTTCGTCTTGGGCTGCGCCAGCGACAGATCTGACAGAACCACCACCTGCCCGCCTACCACCTTCGCCGACAGCGCACTCTGCAGCGCCGCACGGTATTTTTTCTTCGGCATGCTGAACGCATAACTCCTCGGCTTGGGACCGAACACTGACCCCCCGTGCCTCCAGACTGGAGACCGTAAAGAACCGGCGCGAGCCCTGCCCGTATGCTTCTGCTTCCA
It encodes:
- the map gene encoding type I methionyl aminopeptidase, with the protein product MIILKTPAEVARMAKASRVVAEALEVLKQAVKPGVTTDELDRLAESEIRARGAQPAFKGYRNYPKTLCASVNEQVVHGIPSKRVLKEGDIIGLDLGAIVEGFYGDSAVTVGVGQVDDKTARLVRVTEEALALGIEQAVVGRRLSDISHAVQRHVEAAGYSVVTEFVGHGIGRQLHEEPQVPNYGRPGQGPRLQQGMVLAIEPMVNMGGAAVRVLDDRWTAVTVDGSFSAHFEHTIAVQPEGPARILSRL
- a CDS encoding adenylate kinase, with the protein product MRVVFLGAPGVGKGTQADRVAAAFKDVKISTGDLLREAVRNQTTLGREAKSYMDQGRLVPDSVVIGLVRERLVGLSEGNGFILDGFPRTVVQAEELDRVLASANTPLNRVVNFQVSRDDVVRRLSGRRSCPRCQASFHVDLAPSKKGAACDRCGEPLVQRSDDRPEAIETRLKVYEEQTAPLIRYYRDRQLLSELDGSGTVEAVFTALSRVLAPYRPT
- the secY gene encoding preprotein translocase subunit SecY, whose amino-acid sequence is MFERLLTSFQNIFKIPELRTRILFTLGMLVVYRVGAHIPTPGINGEALQDFLQKQGGALLGFLDIFSGGSLSRLTIFALGIMPYISASIILQLLTVVIPHLTKLAKEGERGRKKIIQYTRFGTIGIALIQGFGIAVGLEQMNSGAFVLDKGWGFRLMTVITLTAGTAFLMWLGEQITERGIGNGISLIIFAGIVARLPAAVAQTFDLYKVGQLSFLLLAALAVLMVAVVAAIVFLESGRRKVPVQYAKRVVGRRVYGGQSTHIPLKINTAGVIPPIFASSIIAFPATIAGFFETPWVKAIGAQLAPGSLLYTLMYVGLILFFCFFYTAVVLNPVDMADNMKKYGGFIPGIRPGQRTSDYIYKVLTHITFAGAIYLAIVCVIPEFLIYKLNVPFYFGGTSLLIVIGVGLDTAQQIESHMLMRNYEGFLGKGMGPLRGRSG
- the rplO gene encoding 50S ribosomal protein L15, with the protein product MNLHELAPAKGAKKKRKRIGRGPGSGHGKTATKGHKGLLARSGGGKGAGFEGGQMPLIRRVPKYGFTNPFRKEFAIVNLKSLAELAEQGTITPQTLVDAGLVRRVTLPIKILGNGEINKPLVVQAHKFSKSAEAKIQAAGGKVEVIPGV
- the rpmD gene encoding 50S ribosomal protein L30, with product MKTSTASVRITLKRSPIGTPERHRLVLRGLGLRKIRQAVVRPDTPQVRGLIHQVGYLLEVQSQ
- the rpsE gene encoding 30S ribosomal protein S5 — its product is MRVNPDELSLKDKVVFINRVAKVVKGGKRFNFCALVVVGDGQGWVGIGKGKAAEVPVAISKAVQQAKKNLVHVPLKSGTIPHEVHGLFGGEHVLLKPAAEGTGIIAGGAVRAVVELVGAHNVISKTLGRGNPFNTVRATLDGLTQLRNPEEVMQLRRGVTEVRSAGVGA
- the rplR gene encoding 50S ribosomal protein L18; protein product: MNSMEKSHQLARRQRRVRQRIFGTDERPRLNVFRSSSHIYAQIIDDLKGLTLVSASSLDKSLRTSLKSTSSIVAAKAVGKLLAERAKAAKVHAVVFDRGGRLYHGRIKALADASREGGLQF
- the rplF gene encoding 50S ribosomal protein L6; translation: MSRIGKKPVPVPDGVDVKVAGSVVSVKGPLGKLDWALAPGIGVTVDNGQVLVTRSSDARNVRALHGLVRAELSNMVHGVTKGYERNLEITGVGYKAAVQGRTMSFNVGYINPVVYPIPAGIEVKIDKQTMINVKGVDKRLVGQVAANLRAIKPPDVYKQKGVRYVGEVLRKKEGKTGK
- the rpsH gene encoding 30S ribosomal protein S8, producing the protein MVTDPISDLLVRLRNGFRRQHEVVTIPASKLKREVLRVLQAEGFIHDVEAAVEEGHPVLNVRLRYVGEGQPMITGMERVSKPGRRVYVGNKNIPRVRNGIGMAILSTSKGIMTDQASRKAGLGGEVLCSIW
- a CDS encoding type Z 30S ribosomal protein S14, which gives rise to MSRLALRNKCAKQPKFSTRGYHRCGICGRVHGFLRRFKMCRICFRLLSLKGEIPGVRKSSW
- the rplE gene encoding 50S ribosomal protein L5 is translated as MADAKDPKKTKGARPTGRPSKKDGATAPQALDDGSEESKFSPRLREMYREQVVPVLMKEFGYKNLMQVPKLERIVLNVGMSEATQNVKLLESAATELGMITGQKPIITKAKKAIAGFKLRQGMPIGTKVTLRNRRMYEFFDRLVTLALPRIRDFRGVSPKAFDGRGNYTLGLKEQLIFPEIQYDEVASIHGMDITIVTTARTNDEGKALLRQLGMPFRT
- the rplX gene encoding 50S ribosomal protein L24 — encoded protein: MEALQKVRIRKGDTVVVIVGRDRGKSGKVLSVDRTAGRVVVEKLNMIKRHTKPNQKVKQGGILEREAPLAISNVMFLCPVTQKPTRLGVRVQADGTRVRFSKKSQDVVE
- the rplN gene encoding 50S ribosomal protein L14; its protein translation is MIQNYTYMDVADNSGAKQAMCFHVLGGSKRRYASLGDIVVVAVKEAIPQATVKKGDVSRAVIVRTTKEVRREDGSYIKFDRNACVLINKEGEPVGTRIFGPVARELRWKKFMKIISLAPEVL
- the rpsQ gene encoding 30S ribosomal protein S17, whose amino-acid sequence is MAETGVKRREWIGRVVSNKMNKTVVVAVERSVVHPIYRKVLRRITKLKAHDEQNACGVGDRVRMIETRPISKEKHWRVVEVLEKGRGE
- the rpmC gene encoding 50S ribosomal protein L29 encodes the protein MELKELKQLTAPELSEKAKELTQELFNLRFQLGTGRLENPMQVRKTKRTIARVKTLLRETERTSRKAGS
- the rplP gene encoding 50S ribosomal protein L16; translated protein: MLAPKKVKFRKMMKGRMRGKAYRGGNVTLGEFGLKALEPGWVTSRQIEAARIAITRYVKRGGQVWTRIFPDKPITKKPAETRMGKGKGNPEYWVAVVKPGRILYEMGGVTSEIANEAFRLASHKLPIATKCVARGEF
- the rpsC gene encoding 30S ribosomal protein S3, coding for MGQKTHPIGYRLGYNYTWSSRWYAEKDYAKLLHQDIKIRRIVKQKLFHAGVAKVEIERSGDQTRVIIHTARPGIIIGRKGAEVDKLKAELEKQYGGQVYITVKEIKKPELDAQLVSENVATQLEKRVAFRRAMKRSVQSALRLGAQGIKIMIAGRLGGAEIARTEWYREGRVPLHTLRAEVDYGFAEAHTTMGQIGVKTWIYKGEILPAQPLKPESAFERRLA
- the rplV gene encoding 50S ribosomal protein L22, which produces MAEARAVLRFVRVAPRKARPVVDMIRGQQVPMALAMLKHLPRHAARVIEKVLRSAVANAEQKELGDSDSMRVSKAFVNCGPTYKRFRARSMGRANAIQKRTSHITVVVEASGLTGK
- the rpsS gene encoding 30S ribosomal protein S19, coding for MPRSVSKGPFVDEHLLKKVEQMNQTKDRKIIKTWSRRSTVVPDMIGHTFAVHNGKKFIPVFVTENMVGHKLGEFSPTRFFKGHGQARSEKAVALK
- the rplB gene encoding 50S ribosomal protein L2, with the translated sequence MGLKAYKPTTSGRRGMSVVTTEELAGKRPEKSLTSFHHRSGGRNNDGRTTVRFRGAGHRRLYRKIDFRRDKVGISAKVAALEYDPNRSARIALLTYRDGEKRYILAPVGLQVGDVLQSGAGAEVRTGNALPLANMPLGTTIHNIELKPGKGGQLIRSAGGFAQVMGRDGDYVQVRLKSGEMRRILASCMATVGQVGNLDHENINVGKAGRSRWMGRRPHVRGVVMNPVDHPHGGGEGKSGQGNPHPVSPWGLPTKGYKTRNNKATDKYIIARRKSGVRNA
- a CDS encoding 50S ribosomal protein L23 — translated: MRLDLHHVLIQPLLTEKVTAMRESNNTVSFLVHPGANRVQIKQAVETLLKVKVERVNVLNVQGKLKRLGRFSGKRSDWKKAFVKLKQGEKLELYESA
- the rplD gene encoding 50S ribosomal protein L4, which encodes MPTVDVIDLNRRKVGSAELPAEVFGCQPHVALVHEAVVMQRACERQGTASTLRRGEVSGSGKKPWKQKHTGRARAGSLRSPVWRHGGSVFGPKPRSYAFSMPKKKYRAALQSALSAKVVGGQVVVLSDLSLAQPKTKLLAKTLGQFGNGVHILIVAGEGHTGLVQAARNLPTVAVVAPDQLNVYDVVRAETIVIPERELARVKEVWA